The following is a genomic window from Verrucomicrobiia bacterium.
GAAAACATACCGCCCCGGGCAACCGGGGTAAGGGTGAAATGGCGAGGTAAGAGCTCACCGCGCTCCGGGTAACCGGGGCGGCAGGGAAAACCCGCTTGGGAGCAAGGCCGCGCAGCGGCGGGTACTTCGCCCAAGGCCGCGGGTAGGCCGCTTGAGGTTTTTGGCAACAAAGACCCCAGATGGATGACGGCATAGAACCAAACCCGGCTTACGGCCCGGCCGGTTAAGATTTTACGGGGCAGGTTGATATTCGATAACAATCTGTTGAAAAATGTTAAATTTGGGTATCCCGTCGATTTAGGCGGCGGGAAAGAAAATGCGAGCAGAAACCGCTGAAAAAACCGGGAACACCCGCTGGATTTTTCCCTCCGAGCCGCCTCCCGATTTGGTCCAACCCCTGATCCGGGATTTGGATCTTCCCTCCCCCATCGCAAAAATTCTCGCCAACCGCGGTTTTGAAAACACCGGGCAGGCCGACCGGTTCCTCCATCCCAAACTGGAAGAGCTCTGCGACCCCTTTTTGCTCCCTTCGATGCGGGAGGCGGTGGAACTTATCGTTGGCGCCATCCGGGAAAACGAGCCGATAATGATTTTTGGGGACTACGACGTGGATGGCATCACCGCCACCGCGCTTATGTATCTCGTTCTGTCCCGGCTGGGGGCGCGGGTTTCTTACTATCTCCCCAATCGCCTCGTGGAGGGGTACGGCCTCTCTGAAGACGGGTTTTTGGAAGCCCAAAAACGGGGTGTAAGCTGGATCATTTCGGTGGATTGCGGCATCACGGCGGTTAAGGAAATCGCTTTCGGCAACTCCTTGGGCATCCGGACCATCATCACTGACCACCACGAACCGGCCTCTGAACTTCCGGATGCCGCTGCCATCGTCAATCCAAAACTGGGAGATTCCCCTTTGGGGGAAGAACTGTCCGGCGTGGGCATTGCGTACAAGCTCGCCCAGGCGCTCTTTCTTCACTTGGGCCAGGAAGAGGTGGAGGAGCATCTTGATTTGGTTGCCCTCGGGACTTTGGCAGATATCGTCCCTCTGACTGGCGAAAACAGGATTCTGTCCCGCTTTGGCGTGCAGGCGCTCGGACGCACCAACAAGCCGGGCTTGAAATCGCTGGCCTTTGTGGCCGGGCTTTTGGGAAAGGAAATCTCCGCCGGGCAGGTGGTTTTCGTTCTGGCCCCCCGCATCAACGCCATCGGCCGGCTGGGGAGCGCCATGGAGGCGATCCGGCTTTTGACCACCCGGGATGAAAAAGCGGCCGGCGAAATCGCCCGGCTTCTGGACGGTGAAAACCGCAAACGGCGCAGCTTGGACGAGGCCACGTTGGAAGAAGCGCTGGCGCGGGTTGAGCGGGAAATCGATTTGACCAAGGAACGGGCCATCGTTCTGGCTTCCGATAGCTGGCATCCGGGGGTCATCGGCATCGTCGCCTCCCGTCTGGTGGAGCGTTTCCACCGTCCCACCATTATGATTTCCATTGAAGGAGAGGAGGGAAAGGGCTCCGCCCGCTCCATTCCCGGTTTTCATCTGACCGAGGCCCTGAAATGCTGCGATTCCCATCTTTTACGCTACGGCGGACACAAGTACGCCGCCGGGCTTTCCATCGCCCGTTCGGAAATTGAGCCGTTCCGCCGCAAAATCAACGAGGTTTCCTCCCGGTTGCTTTCGGACGAGGATTTGATTCCGCGCTTGGAAGTGGATGCGGAGGTCGGTTTGCACGAAGTCAACGACCGGCTGGTCGAAACGCTGGAGTTGTTCGCCCCTTTCGGTCCCGCCAATTCCCGGCCGGTTTTTGTAACGCGCGGGCTCGAACTGGCCGGTCTGCCTGCCTTGGTGGGGAACAATCACGTAAAGTTCCGTGTCCGGCAGGGGAATTTGGTGCACGAGGCAATCGGCTTCGGAATGGGCAGCCAGCTGCCCCGGCTGGCCGCCGTCGCCGAGCGTTCCGGATTTCTCGATTTGGCCTATACCCTCGATTTCAATGAATGGAACGGGCAGAAGAAAATCCAGCTTCATTTGAAAGACATCCGCCTGCTTCAATGAGTCCCCGGGCTGCAACTTCTTCCTCCACAGTTCTTGAACGGTTCAGAAAAAAGGATGAAACCGCTCTGGCGCGGTTGATTTCCCTGGTCGAGAACCGGGAGAAAAACTTTGAAAAGATTCTTTCCGAACTTTTTCCGCTCTCCGGCAAGGCCTTCCGCCTCGGCGTCACCGGCCCGCCGGGGGCGGGGAAAAGCACCCTGGTTGACAAGCTGGCCACGCATTATTTAAAAGAAAAAAAATCGGTCGGCATCGTGGCAGTTGACCCAACTTCCCCTTTCACCGGCGGCGCTTTGTTGGGAGACCGCGTCCGGATGCAGGGGGCCTCCGAGCGGAAATCCGCCTTCATCCGCTCGATGGCCACCCGCGGCTCGCAGGGGGGGCTCGCGGCGGCCACCGGCGACGTGGCGCTCGTTTTGGACGCCTACGGCAAGGATTTCATTTTCATCGAGACCGTGGGGGTCGGACAGGTGGAGCTGGACGTCGCCTCTCAGGCGGACGTCACGCTTCTCGTTTTGGTTCCCGAATCGGGAGATTCTATACAAGCAATGAAGGCCGGCCTGATGGAGATCGCCGACATTTTCGTGGTCAACAAAGCCGATCGGGAGGGCTCCCGCAAAATGACGGCCGAGCTGGATATGGTCCTGAACTTCAAACGCAAAAAAGGGGACTGGCGCTATCCGGTCGTGCCAACCGAGGCCGTCAACAATGTCGGCATTGATGTTCTTTTGAACACCATTGACGAATACCGGAAATTTGCGTTGGAGCATCACCTTTTTGAGCAAAAACGGAGGGAACAGATAAAAGCCGCCCTTCTGGGGATGGTGGAACGGAAAATCCGCACCCGGGCGGAGGCGGTTTTGAAAATCGAACTGGATACACTGGTCGAAAAGGTCTGGAAGCGGGAAGTCGATCCCTATTCCGCGGTCGAGGAACTGCTGGCGGCGGACGGCCAATTGCGTTAACTTACGGGCTGGGGAACGGAGGAATAGATGCTGAAAACCAAAAAGAGACCGGCTTCCAAATCAAAACTCAAGAAAATTTCAACCGTGGCGCGCGCCCGTGCCAAGGCATCCGCCAAAAAAGCGTCCAAGGGGTTGCCGTATCACGCGCCGGAACTGCTGAAGAAAGTAGCCGCCGCAAAGGCCCAATGGGAAAAAGAGTACGCCAAGCAGGCCGACTATTCCAAAAAGTTTATGTCGGTCTCCTCCGACGAACCGAAGCCGCTTTATACGCCGGAGGATTTGAAACATTTCGACTATTTTGAAAAGCTGAACTTCCCCGGCGTATATCCCTACACCCGGGGCATCCGCCCGGCGGGCTATCGCGGACGGCTCTGGACCTTCCGCCAGTTCTCCGGTTTTGGCACCCCCAAAGAAACCAACGAACGGTATCACTATCTTATGGAGCACGGCCAGACCGGCCTTTCGGTCGCCTTTGATTTGCCTACTTTAATGGGCTACGATTCCGACCATCCCCGCTCCAAGGGGGAAGTAGGGGTCTGCGGCGTGGCGGTCGATTCGCTGGCGGATATGGAGATCATCTTCGACGGCATCGATTTGGGGAAGGTTTCCACCTCGATGACCATCAACGCCCCCGCCTCGGTCATCTTTGCGATGTATCTCGCGGTGGCCGAAAAGCAGGGAGTTCCGTTTACCAAGCTTCGCGGCACCTTGCAAAACGATATTTTGAAGGAATACATCGCCCAAAAAGAGTGGATTTATCCGCCGCGCCCCTCCATCCGCTTGATTACCGATATGATGGCCTTTTGCACCAAGAACGTCCCCAAATGGAATACCATTTCCATCTCCGGCTATCATATACGCGAGGCAGGTTCAACGGCCGTGCAGGAACTGGCCTTCACGCTGGCGGATGGTTTTGCCTACGTCGAAGCGGCCATCGCCACCGGCCAAAACGTGGATGATTTTGCCCCCCGCTTGTCTTTCTTCTTCAACGCCCATATCGATTTCTTCGAGGAAATCGCCAAATACCGCGCCGCCCGCCGCATCTGGGCCCGGCATATGCGGGAAAAGTACAAAGCCAAAAAAGAGGAATCCTGGCTTCTGCGCTTCCATACGCAAACCGCCGGCTGTTCGTTGACGGCCCAGCAGCCGGAAAACAACATCGTCCGCACCGCCTACGAAGCGCTGGCCGGCGTTTTGGGCGGCACCCAATCGCTCCATACCAACTCGATGGACGAAACTTGGGCCCTGCCTTCCGAAAAAGCGGCCTTTATTGCGCTCCGCACCCAGCAGGTTTTGGCCTACGAAACCGGCGTCCCGAACGTCATCGACCCTCTGGCCGGCTCCTACTATGTCGAGTCGTTGACCGACAAAATGGAGGAAGAAGCCGAAAAGTATTTCGAAGAAATCGAACGCCGGGGGGGTGTTTTAAAGGGAATTGAAGAGGGGTATTTCCAGCGGGAAATCGCCCGCGCGGCCTACCAGTATCAACAGGAAATCGAGAAAAAGGAGCGCATCATTGTTGGGGTCAACGAATTCGCCCTCGAAAATGAGAAAATCGAAATCCCCATCCTTAAAATCGAGCCCCGTGTGGAGCGGGAGCAGTGCGAAGCCGTTGCCAAAGTCCGTGCCCGGCGGGATAACGCTCGTGTCCGGCAAACCTTGGACGCCTTAAAGAAAGCCGCCGCCGGAACGGAAAACACGATGCCCCGCATCTTGGACTGCGCCCGGGCCTACGCCACGGAAGGGGAAATCTGCGACGCTTTGAAAGAGGTCTTCGGCGAATACACCGAACCGGCGATTATTTGAATCGAGTGATCGGGGGATGCATACTGCCTTAAGCAAAAGCTCCGCCTCTTTTGGAAAGCAGCAGGAATTTTCAGCGATTGCCAAGTTGGTTAGTGAGGATTTTGATGTATATGTGACGTTGATTGATAATAAACAAATTGATTGCATTTTACGCTTACCTAACAGAAAATATCTAGATATTCAAATAAAAGCGAGATCCAAAGATGCCAAGCAAAGTCATACATTTGCGCCGTTGTCCTTTAAAGCCAGAAAAAACTTCTATTTTGTTTTCTATACAGAGAAGAGCGGTGATTATTGGATTATGCCATCAAGAAGCGTAAGAGTGTTTGGAAAGATAAATAAAGGTGGGAAGAATGTTGACAAAGTGACTTTGAGAATTCCCCCTTCAACCCGCTCTATAAAATGGAATATTTTCCAGCGGTATAGAAATGAGAAAGGGTTTAGTTTGTTGAGGGCCTATCGTTGAGAGCGTTGTCTGAGAATTTGCGCCGCCGTTCCATCCGCCTACCCGCCTACGATTATTCTCAAGCTGGTGCCTACTTTGTTACCATATGTACCCTGAACCGTGAATGCTTGTTTGGAAAGGTGATGGATGGAAAGGTGCAATTGAACCCATTTGGTTGTGTGGTTGAAGAAGAGTGGCTAAAAACCGCCGAATTACGACCATGTATTGAATTGGGCACATCCGTTGTCATGCCCAATCATTTTCACGGTATAATCGTCATCAATGACGAATGTAGGGGCACGGCGCGCCGTGCCCCTACGGTTTCCCGATTCGGGAAACCGGTTGCAGGCGCGTTATCGACAGTCATACGCTCATTCAAATCCGCCGTTACAAAACGGATTAACGACCTTCGCCGTACGCCCGGGAATGTCGTTTGGCAGCGCAATTATTATGAGCATATTATTCGGAATGAGGACGATTGGAAAAAAATCCACGATTACATCGTTTACAATCCAGAAAAATGGATGGTTGATGCGGAGAATCCGGATCGTATCAATCGTAAATTGGGATTATGACCAAAACCATCATCGAACCGTTTAAAATCAAATCGGTCGAACCGATTAAAATGACCACCCATGCCCAGCGGGAAGAAATCATAAAACAGGCGCACTACAACCCGTTTCTCATCCACGCCGAAAACGTGCTTATCGATTTATTGACCGACAGCGGCACCTCGGCGATGTCCTCCGAACAATGGGCGGCGATGATGCGGGGGGATGAGTCCTACGCCGGCGCGCAGAGCTTTTTCCGCTTCGAAGCGGTGGTCAAGGAAATCTTCGGTTTTTCGCAAATCATCCCCACCCATCAGGGCCGGGCGGCGGAGAAAATCCTGTTTTCCATAATAGGGGGGAAGGGAAAAACCATTATCTCCAACACTCATTTCGACACCACCCGCGCCAATATCGAATTCACCGGGGCGGAAGCCCTCGATTTGGTCATCCCGGAAGGGAAAATCCCCTCCGCCGTTCACCCCTTCAAGGGAAATATTGATTTACAGAAATTGGAAGAAACAACCAAGAGAATCGGCCCTTCAAACATTCCTTTGGTGATGCTCACGGTCACCAACAACTCCGGCGGCGGCCAGCCGGTCTCCATGGCAAATATTAAGGCAGCACGGGAAATTTGCCGAAGGTTCGGTATCCCGCTTTTCATCGATGCCTGCCGCTTCGCCGAAAACGCCTACTTTATCAAACTGCGCGAGGAGGGATACGCGCATAAACGGGTCTACGACATTGCCCGCGAAATGTTCACCTATGCCGATGGCTGCACAATGAGCGCCAAAAAAGACGGTCTCGCCAATATCGGCGGCTTTTTGGCATTGAATAATGAAGAATGGGCCACCGCCGCCCGGAATTTATTGATTCTCACCGAGGGTTTTGCCACCTACGGTGGTCTGGCCGGCCGGGATTTGGATGCCATTGCCGTCGGTCTGCGCGAAGTGCTGGAGGAGGATTATTTGAAATACCGCATCCGCTGCATGACCTATTTTGGCGAAAAACTGACCGCCATCGGCGTGCCGATTATCCAGCCCCCCGGCGGCCACGCCATCTACATTGACGCCAAGGCCATGCTCTCTCACATTCCGGTCGAACAGTATCCCGGCCAGGCGTTGGTGGCCGAGCTTTTCATCGAGGGCGGCATCCGCGCCGTCGAAATCGGCAGCGTGATGTTCGGCAAAAAAGACCCCCAAACTGAAAGATTGATACCGGCCGAAATGGAACTTGTCCGTTTGGCCCTGCCCCGCCGCGTTTACACGCAGAGTCATGTCGATTACTGTGTCGAAATCATCGAAAACATCTGGAACCGCCGCAATTCCATCCGGGGTCTCAAAATCACCAAAGAACCGCCGTTCCTGCGCCACTTCACCGCCCATTTCGAGCCAGTAAAATAAATTTGCTTTTGTAGGGGCAAGGTCACCTCGCCTTTTTGTCCCCCTGTATTTAAGGGGGACGAGGCGCGTAGCGCCGGAGGGGGTGATTTTGTAGGAGCAGGTCCCGTGCCTGCCCTTTTCCTATGGCGCAAGTGCCCCCTTGCCATTATCTTTGCGGGCTATGAAGAAATACCGGATTCTCTTGGCCAAACCGGGTCTGGACGGCCACGACCGGGGGGTGAAGGTCATAGCCGCTGCCCTGCGGGATGCCGGGTTCGAAGTCATCTACACCGGCCTGCGCCAAACCCCCGAAATGATCGTAGATGCCGCTGTGCAGGAAGACGTGAACGCCATCGGGATGTCCATTCTTTCCGGCGCGCATATGACCCTGTTTCCGGAGGTGCTGGAGCTTTTGAAGAAACGTAACAGTTCACACATCCTGCTTTTCGGCGGCGGCATCATTCCCAAGGAAGAAATTGAAGAATTGGAAAAAATGGGGGTGGGAAAACTCTTCGGCCCCGGCAGTTCGGTCAACGACATTGTCGACTATTTGAAAAAGGCCCTCCCCGGGCAAAAGCGTAAAGAAGAAGCATTGTTTTGAAACCACTTGGAGGGCATGAATGCCATACAACATAGACCCGCGCCAGCAAGCAATCCGGGATGAAGTCCGCCAGTTCTGCGAAAAAGAGATTTTGCCCGTCGCCCGCGAGCTGGACCGCCGGCCCGAGCCGCAAAAATTTCCGTACGAGCTTTTTCGCAAATTGGGAAAAGCGGGCTACATCGGCTACTTCCAGCCAAAGGAATACGGCGGCCAGGGAAAAAGCGCCTTGGAATACGCCACGCTTATTGAAGAACTGGCTTACTGGGATGCCCCGACTTCGCTCCTGCCGGCCGTCAGCGAATTGGCGATGCATCCCATCACCGCCTTCGGCTCCGAGGAGCAGAAAAAGAAATATCTTCCCAAAGCGATTACCGGTGAAACGGTGATTGCCTTCTCCTTGACCGAGCCGGAAGCCGGCTCCGATGCGGGGAACCAAAAGACCACCGCCATTGCCAAAGGGGACCATTACATCCTGAATGGCGAAAAGATTTTCATTATGCATGGTGACGTGGCCACCGTCAGCGTCGTTTTCTGCAAAATAGCGGAAGAGGGCTCCGAATCGAGCCGGATGTCCGCCCTGATTGTGGAGACGGACAAGTTGGAAGGGTATTCAGCCAAAACGCTCGAATACAAAATGGGAATGAAGGCCGCCACCACCGGCCGGCAGTGGTTCAAAAACTGCAAAGTTCCCGCTTCGGCTTTGCTGGGGGAGAGGGGCAAGGGCTTCCGCTACGCTCTTTCCACCCTGGACGGCGCGCGTATCGACGTCGCCGCGCAGGGGGTCGGCATCGCCCGCCGGGCATTGGATGAATCCATCGCGTATGCCCGCAAGCGGGTCTGCTTCGGCGCGCCGATTGCCAAACTGCAGGCGATTCAATGGATGATAGCCGATATGGCCACGCGGGTGGAAGCAGCCACCTTGTTGACTTATAAAGCGGCCCAGATTGCGGACTCCGGCCAGAAATTCACCATTGAGGCCTCGCAGGCCAAGCTCTACGGCACGGAGACCGCCAAATTCTGCGTCGACCGGGGCATGCAAATCCACGGCGGCTACGGTTACATCGGCGAGTTCACCATAATGGAAAAGCTCTACCGCGACCAGCGCCTTACCGAAATTTACGAAGGCACCTCCGAAATCCAGCGGCTGGTCATTGCGGGGCATTATCTGGGCGGAAGGTAGTGCTGAAAGTCGGCCGCTTTGAAGTCCTTCATTTCGTCGAAAACCGCTTTCATCTGGATGGCGGCACGATGTTCGGGGTCGTCCCCAAAACGATGTGGCAGAAATTGATTCCCCCGGATGACAAGAACCGGATTCCAATGGATAACAACCTCTATGTCATCCGCGCCCACGGCAAAAATATTCTTTTAGATACAGGTTTGGGAGACGCTCTGACCGAGCAGGATAGAAAAGTTTACAGTTGTTGGACCCCCTCCAATATGCTCCCCGGTTTGAAAGGGCTGGGTTTTTCGCCGGACGACATCGATTTCGTCTTCTTTTCCCATCTGCATACCGACCACCTGGGCGGGGCGGTTCGATTGGAAAACGGCCACAAAGCGCCGGTTTTTCGCAAGGCCCGCCACCTGATTCAAAAAAAAGAATGGGAGGACGCCCAAAAACCGGACGAGCGCACTGGTGCTGTTTATCTGCCGGATGATTTGGCCGCTTTAGAGGAGGCCAAGCTGGTTGAACTGTTCGACGGCGAAGCGCAAATTCTTCCCGGTTTGACGTTGCGCCTGACCGGCGGCCACACCCCCGGCCACCAAGGCTGCATAATCTCGGATGGCGGTTCGACCTTGGTTTACTATGCCGATATTTTTCCCTCCCGTTTTCACATTCGCACCGCCTATGTCGCCGGAGTCGATTTGTTCCCGCGAGAGACAATGAAGGTCAAGCGGGAACTGGTCCCCAAATTCGCGTCCGAAGGTACCCTGATCGCATTCGACCATGATTTGCAGGTGAAAATTGGCCGCTTAGAAGAAAAAGATGGTAAGTTGGTGGCTGTCCCGGTGAATTTGAATTGAATATGAAAATTTCTAAACTTTTGGGTAACCCGGAGTCCCTGCTCCGAGACCGCGAAACAAGGAAGGCCGTATAAAATGGATCTGAAAGAAAAACTCAAACTCCTTGAACAAATGCGCCAGCAGGCGCTCTTGGGTGGGGGAGAGGCCCGTCTCGAAGAACAGCACAAAAAGGGGAAGCTCTCTGCGCGCGAGCGGCTCGCGCTTCTTCTGGACGAGGAAAGCTTCGAGGAATTCGACCCGTTTGTCACCCATCGTTCCATCGGCTTCGGTTTGGAGAAGCAAAAGTATCTGGGGGACGGCGTGGTCACCGGCCACGGCAAAATCGACGGCCGCTCCGTTTTCGTCTTCTCGCAGGATTTCACCGTCTTTGGCGGCTCCTTGTCGGAAGCCCACGCCGAAAAAATCTGCAAGGTGATGGATTTGGCGTTGAAAAACGGCTGCCCGGTCATCGGCTTGAACGACTCCGGCGGCGCCCGCATTCAAGAGGGGGTGGTCAGCTTGGGCGGCTATGCCGATATTTTTCTGCGCAACACCCTTTGCTCCGGCGTCATTCCGCAAATCTCCGCCATCTTGGGCCCCTGCGCCGGCGGCGCGGTCTATTCCCCCGCCATCACCGATTTTGTGGTAATGGTTCGCGGCACGAGCTATATGTTTGTTACCGGCCCGAACGTGGTCAAAACCGTCACCCACGAGGATGTCACCTTTGAGGACTTGGGGGGCGCGGACGTTCACGCCGCCAAGTCCGGCGTGGCCCACTTCGCCGTCGATAATGAAATGGAGGCGTTGGAAAAAGTCCGAAAACTCGTTTCGTTCATTCCGTCCAATAATCTCGATGACCCCCCTTTGGTTGCTTCGAATGACTCGGCTGACCGGCAGGATGAAGAGCTGAACGGCATCGTGCCGGACAATCCCAACAAGCCGTACGACATTCGGGATGTCATCCGCCGGGTGGTGGATGGCGGCGATTTCTTTGAGGTCCACGAGCAGTACGCCGCCAACATCGTCGTCGGCTTCGCCCGCTTGGGCGGCCGTTCCATCGGCATTGTCGCCAATCAGCCCGCCATTCTGGCCGGTGTTCTGGACATCAATTCCTCGGCCAAAGGGGCCCGTTTCGTCCGTTTTTGCGACGCCTTCAACATTCCGTTGGTCACCTTCGAGGACGTCCCCGGCTTTCTCCCCGGCACGGCGCAGGAGCACGGCGGCATCATCAAACACGGCTCCAAATTGCTTTATGCCTATTGCGAAGCAACGGTTCCCAAACTCACGGTGATTACCCGCAAGGCCTACGGCGGCGCCTACGACGTGATGTCCTCCAAACACATCCGCGGCGATTTTAACTACGCCTGGCCCTCGGCGGAGATTGCCGTGATGGGCCCCAAAGGGGCGGCCGAAATCATTTTCAAACGGGAAATAGAAGCCGCCTCCAACCCACAGGAGTTGTTGGAGAAAAAAATCGAGGAATACCGCGAAAAATTCGCCAACCCCTACGAGGCGGCCGCCCGTGGTTACATTGATGATATCATCGAACCCAAAGAAACCCGCCCCCGCCTAATCCGCGCGTTGGAGCTTTTGCAGAACAAAAAAGACACCGTCCCCCCCAAAAAGCACGGCAATATCCCCCTTTGAGTTTTTCAGTTTTTTCTTGTCATTCTGAGCGAAGCGAAGAATCTTTCCATTGATTTATGGAATTCTTCTCCACAAAAGCAGAGAAAAATTACGAATGGGCAAAGAACTTTCTTTCCCGCCGCGCCCCCAGCTTTCACTTCCGCTGGGACATTTATTTTTCGCTGCTTAGAGACTGTCTCGCCGCCTCCCGCTTCTGGCTGGATGCCGGCGCCGGGGAGAACAAAATCATCAACCAGTACGATTCTCTCGAATTTAAAGTGGGCGTCGATTCCAAAAACCCTTTGGCTAACCCCAAAAACTTTGTCCGTGCGCGGTTGGAAGCGCTTCCTTTTAAAAACGAAAGCTTCGACTTCATTTCCTCCCGCTATGTTCTGGAACATCTCGAAAAACCGGAACTGGTTTGGGCCGAATGGCGCCGGGTGCTAAAAAAGAGGGGGAAGGTTCTCATTCAAACCCCCAACATCTTGAGCTACATTTCTTTTCTTCCCCGGTTGTTACCCTACCGGCTCAAGCGTTAT
Proteins encoded in this region:
- a CDS encoding class I SAM-dependent methyltransferase, which produces MEFFSTKAEKNYEWAKNFLSRRAPSFHFRWDIYFSLLRDCLAASRFWLDAGAGENKIINQYDSLEFKVGVDSKNPLANPKNFVRARLEALPFKNESFDFISSRYVLEHLEKPELVWAEWRRVLKKRGKVLIQTPNILSYISFLPRLLPYRLKRYFLVRFFLISPKDIFRVYHRFNRPGKFKNLPGFAVEKMILSEDMHLHFRPLFYLSYLVHMLTRLPELTTFRSTITAVLKKQE